From Roseovarius nanhaiticus, one genomic window encodes:
- a CDS encoding helix-turn-helix transcriptional regulator: MSRIWAVGLLAVGAIATLKTYVVVHFTTLSLFSDLAMISGLFVLFYGLTGAVAYFSFTQLRAYLERQRKEKLSPGAGEPVAKETVILRNAPDWGLSQAEADVAIFVAKGFSNNEIAEMRGCAIATVKSQLGRIYQKSGLESRYQLIAFVTDEVCSMATEQRSDKKQVMTQDALPLAGRARSAA; encoded by the coding sequence ATGTCACGCATCTGGGCCGTCGGGCTTCTTGCTGTTGGGGCAATTGCGACGTTGAAAACCTACGTGGTTGTTCATTTCACGACGCTGAGCCTTTTTTCGGACCTGGCGATGATTTCAGGGCTATTCGTGCTCTTTTACGGCCTGACCGGCGCTGTTGCCTATTTCAGCTTTACCCAGTTGCGGGCCTATCTGGAGCGTCAGCGCAAGGAAAAGCTGAGCCCCGGAGCGGGCGAGCCTGTGGCCAAGGAAACCGTTATCCTGCGCAATGCGCCCGATTGGGGATTGTCACAAGCCGAGGCGGATGTCGCAATTTTCGTCGCAAAGGGTTTCTCGAACAACGAGATCGCGGAAATGCGCGGCTGCGCCATCGCGACGGTTAAATCACAGCTGGGCCGCATCTATCAGAAGTCGGGCCTCGAATCCCGGTACCAACTGATCGCTTTTGTGACCGATGAAGTCTGCTCGATGGCGACAGAGCAGCGCAGCGATAAAAAACAGGTGATGACCCAGGATGCGCTGCCGCTTGCCGGTCGTGCAAGATCCGCCGCCTGA